From the genome of Triticum aestivum cultivar Chinese Spring chromosome 3B, IWGSC CS RefSeq v2.1, whole genome shotgun sequence, one region includes:
- the LOC123068888 gene encoding BTB/POZ domain and ankyrin repeat-containing protein NPR1 yields the protein MEAPSSHVTASFSDCDDSVSMEDAAPDADVEALRRLSDNLAAAFRSPDDFAFLADALVAVPGAPDLRVHRCVLSARSPFLRALFKRRAAAAGSSGGVEGNRLELRELLGDEVEVRYEALELVLDYLYSGRVRDLPKSACACVDEGGCAHVGCHPAVSFMAQVLFAASTFQVGELANLFQRHLLDFLDKVEVDNLPLILSVANLCNKSCVKLFERCMEMVVRSNLDMITLEKALPQDVIKQITDLRITLGLASPEDNGFPNKHVRRILRALDSDDVELVRMLLTEGQTNLDDAFALHYAVEHCDSKITTELLDIALADVNLRNPRGYTVLHIAAKRRDPKIVVSLLTKGARPSDFTFDGRKAVQISKRLTKHGDYFGNTEEGKPSPNDKLCIEILEQAERRDPQLGEASLSLALAGDCLRGKLLYLENRVALARIMFPIEARVAMDIAQVDGTLEFTLGSSTNPPLEITTVDLNDTSFKMKEEHLARMRALSKTVELGKRFFPRCSNVLDKIMDDEPELASLGRDASSERKRRFHDLQDTLLKAFSEDKEEFNRTTTLSSSSSSTSTVARNLAGRTRR from the exons ATGGAGGCCCCGAGCAGCCACGTCACCGCCTCCTTCTCCGACTGCGACGACAGCGTCTCCATGGAGGACGCGGCGCCCGACGCGGACGTGGAGGCGCTCCGCCGCCTCTCCGACAACCTCGCCGCCGCCTTCCGCTCGCCGGACGACTTCGCCTTCCTCGCCGACGCGCTCGTCGCCGTGCCGGGCGCGCCCGACCTGCGCGTGCACCGCTGCGTGCTGTCCGCGCGGAGCCCCTTCCTGCGCGCCCTCTTcaagcgccgcgccgccgccgccgggtcgtccggCGGCGTGGAGGGGAACCGGCTGGAGCTCCGGGAGCTtctcggcgacgaggtcgaggtcaGGTACGAGGCGCTGGAGCTGGTGCTCGACTACCTGTACAGCGGCCGCGTCCGCGACCTCCCCAAGTCGGCGTGCGCCTGCGTCGACGAGGGCGGCTGCGCGCACGTCGGCTGCCACCCCGCCGTCTCCTTCATGGCGCAGGTCCTCTTCGCCGCATCCACCTTCCAGGTCGGCGAGCTCGCCAACCTCTTCCAg CGGCATCTCCTTGATTTCCTTGATAAAGTTGAAGTGGATAACCTTCCGTTGATCTTATCTGTTGCAAACTTATGCAACAAATCTTGCGTGAAACTGTTCGAGAGATGCATGGAGATGGTAGTCCGGTCAAATCTTGACATGATTACTCTAGAGAAAGCATTGCCTCAAGATGTCATCAAGCAAATTACTGATTTACGGATAACTCTTGGATTAGCTTCACCCGAAGACAATGGCTTTCCTAACAAACACGTAAGAAGGATACTCAGAGCACTTGATTCTGATGATGTGGAGCTTGTCAGGATGCTGCTCACAGAAGGGCAGACTAACCTTGATGATGCATTTGCATTGCACTATGCTGTAGAACACTGTGACTCAAAAATTACAACagaacttctggacatcgcactTGCGGATGTTAATCTCAGAAACCCAAGAGGTTATACTGTTCTTCACATCGCCGCTAAGCGGAGAGATCCTAAAATCGTTGTCTCCCTTTTAACCAAAGGTGCCCGGCCTTCAGATTTTACATTTGATGGAAGAAAAGCAGTTCAAATCTCAAAGAGACTCACAAAACATGGTGATTATTTTGGGAATACTGAAGAAGGAAAGCCGTCTCCCAATGATAAATTATGCATTGAGATATTGGAGCAAGCTGAAAGAAGGGATCCACAACTTGGAGAAGCATCACTTTCTCTTGCATTGGCTGGTGACTGTCTTCGTGGAAAGTTACTGTACCTTGAAAACCGAG TTGCTTTGGCAAGGATAATGTTTCCAATTGAGGCAAGAGTAGCAATGGACATTGCTCAAGTGGATGGTACTTTGGAATTTACCCTTGGTTCTAGTACAAATCCACCTCTGGAGATAACAACCGTTGATCTGAATGATACTTCTTTCAAAATGAAGGAGGAACACTTAGCTCGGATGAGAGCCCTCTCCAAAACAG TTGAACTCGGCAAACGTTTCTTCCCACGCTGTTCAAATGTGCTGGACAAGATCATGGACGATGAACCTGAGCTGGCTTCCCTCGGAAGAGATGCATCCTCCGAGAGGAAGAGGAGGTTTCACGACCTGCAAGATACGCTTCTGAAGGCGTTCAGCGAGGACAAGGAGGAGTTTAACAGAACGACAACCCTTTCATCTTCGTCATCGTCGACGTCCACTGTAGCAAGGAACTTGGCAGGTCGAACTAGGAGATGA